Proteins encoded in a region of the Agromyces protaetiae genome:
- the secF gene encoding protein translocase subunit SecF, whose protein sequence is MANASRLTRFGNDLYTGKRSFNFVGGRRKWYVIVAAVLILAVAIPLIRGVNLSIEFRGGSQFQIVGVQEASAGPAEAAVQEVVPGSVPRVAIVGGDGVRVQTEQLSQEETRELTTALASAYDVPETEVTATFIGPTWGADVTRQTLVGLVAFLLLAAVIMALYFRTIKMSVAAMIALVADLIATVGIYAAVGFELSPAAMIGILTILSYSLYDTVVVFDKVRENTAEDGSESRRTFAESVNLAVNQTLVRSINTSVVAALPVAAILFIGAGVLGADTLRDISLALLIGILVGTWSTVFLAAPLYSQLREGEPAIKRHDEKVLKERARAGAADGAATVATA, encoded by the coding sequence ATGGCCAACGCAAGCCGCCTGACCCGGTTCGGCAACGACCTCTACACCGGCAAGCGTTCATTCAACTTCGTCGGCGGTCGCCGGAAGTGGTACGTGATCGTGGCCGCGGTGCTCATCCTGGCCGTCGCGATCCCGCTCATCCGCGGCGTGAACCTGTCCATCGAGTTCCGCGGCGGGTCCCAGTTCCAGATCGTCGGCGTGCAAGAGGCCTCGGCCGGCCCGGCCGAAGCGGCCGTGCAGGAGGTCGTCCCCGGCTCCGTGCCGAGGGTCGCGATCGTCGGCGGCGACGGTGTGCGCGTACAGACCGAGCAGCTGTCGCAAGAAGAGACCCGCGAACTGACGACCGCCCTGGCCTCGGCGTACGACGTCCCAGAGACCGAGGTCACGGCGACGTTCATCGGGCCGACCTGGGGTGCCGACGTCACCAGACAGACGCTGGTGGGTCTGGTCGCATTCCTGCTGCTCGCCGCGGTGATCATGGCGTTGTACTTCAGGACGATCAAGATGTCGGTGGCGGCCATGATCGCGCTCGTCGCCGACCTGATCGCGACGGTCGGCATCTACGCCGCCGTCGGGTTCGAGCTCAGCCCCGCCGCCATGATCGGCATCCTGACGATCCTGTCGTACTCGCTGTACGACACCGTCGTGGTGTTCGACAAGGTCCGCGAGAACACGGCGGAAGACGGCAGCGAGTCCAGACGCACGTTCGCCGAGTCGGTGAACCTCGCCGTGAACCAGACGCTGGTGCGGTCGATCAACACGTCGGTCGTCGCGGCGCTGCCCGTGGCCGCGATCCTCTTCATCGGTGCGGGGGTGCTCGGGGCCGACACGCTCCGCGACATCTCGCTCGCCTTGCTCATCGGCATCCTCGTCGGCACCTGGTCGACCGTCTTCCTCGCCGCGCCGCTGTACTCGCAGCTGCGCGAGGGTGAGCCCGCGATCAAGCGGCACGACGAGAAGGTGCTGAAGGAGCGCGCGCGGGCCGGCGCTGCCGACGGTGCGGCGACGGTCGCCACGGCATGA
- a CDS encoding replication-associated recombination protein A, whose product MVESGPGLRTGATPLAVRMRPTSLDEVAGQRHLLSPGSPLRALAGDRAGTTGSVSVILWGPPGTGKTTIAQAIARSSGRKFVELSAVTAGVRDVRQVMEEAQSSRDLYGLSTVLFLDEIHRFTKAQQDALLPGVENGWVILVAATTENPSFSVISPLLSRSLLLTLETLSDEDLGVLVDRAVEDPRGLGGRFVLDAEARAAIVRLASGDARRALTALEAASVSAAGVQAEEAGDGGDADDGGGHVEGDDGGEDAADASGPVITAEIVSRAVDRALLRYDRAGDEHYDVISAFIKSVRGSDVDASLHYLARMIEAGEDPRFIARRIIVLASEDIGMADPTALGVAVAAADAVQFIGMPEGRIPLAQAVVHLATAPKSNAAYLGINQAIADVREGRAGRVPKHLRDAHYPGAKRLGHGKGYRYPHDEAIGVVEQQYLPEGLTGAVYYRPTEHGNERDVSARLSKLRRIVRGDRS is encoded by the coding sequence ATGGTGGAGTCCGGCCCGGGATTGCGCACGGGGGCGACCCCGCTCGCGGTGCGCATGCGTCCGACGAGTCTCGACGAGGTCGCGGGTCAGCGTCATCTGCTCAGCCCCGGCTCGCCGCTCCGGGCCCTCGCCGGCGATCGCGCCGGCACGACAGGCTCGGTGTCGGTCATCCTGTGGGGTCCGCCCGGCACGGGCAAGACCACGATCGCCCAGGCGATCGCGCGCTCGTCCGGGCGGAAGTTCGTCGAGCTCTCGGCCGTGACCGCCGGCGTCCGCGATGTGCGCCAGGTCATGGAGGAGGCGCAGTCCAGCCGCGATCTCTACGGCCTGTCGACCGTGCTCTTCCTCGACGAGATCCACCGGTTCACGAAGGCGCAGCAAGACGCCCTGCTGCCGGGCGTCGAGAACGGCTGGGTCATCCTCGTCGCGGCGACGACCGAGAACCCGTCGTTCTCGGTCATCTCGCCGCTGCTGTCGCGCTCGCTGCTGCTCACGCTCGAGACCCTGTCCGACGAGGACCTCGGTGTGCTCGTCGACCGGGCGGTCGAAGATCCGCGCGGACTCGGCGGGCGTTTCGTGCTCGACGCCGAAGCGCGCGCGGCCATCGTGAGGCTCGCGTCGGGCGACGCGCGTCGAGCGCTGACCGCGCTCGAGGCGGCCTCGGTCTCGGCGGCCGGCGTGCAGGCCGAGGAGGCCGGCGACGGCGGTGATGCGGACGACGGCGGCGGTCACGTCGAGGGCGACGACGGCGGTGAGGATGCGGCGGATGCCTCGGGGCCGGTCATCACCGCCGAGATCGTGTCACGCGCGGTCGACCGGGCCCTGCTCCGATACGACCGCGCCGGCGACGAGCACTACGACGTCATCAGCGCGTTCATCAAGTCGGTCCGCGGCAGCGATGTCGATGCGTCCCTGCACTATCTCGCCCGCATGATCGAGGCCGGCGAGGATCCGCGCTTCATCGCGCGCCGCATCATCGTGCTCGCGAGCGAAGACATCGGCATGGCGGACCCCACTGCGCTGGGGGTGGCGGTGGCTGCGGCCGACGCGGTGCAGTTCATCGGCATGCCGGAGGGGCGGATCCCGCTCGCGCAGGCGGTCGTGCACCTCGCCACCGCGCCGAAGTCGAACGCGGCCTATCTCGGCATCAACCAGGCCATTGCCGATGTCCGCGAGGGCCGGGCCGGCCGGGTGCCGAAGCATCTTCGCGATGCGCACTATCCGGGCGCGAAGCGCCTCGGCCACGGCAAGGGCTATCGGTACCCGCACGACGAGGCGATCGGTGTGGTCGAGCAGCAGTACCTGCCCGAGGGGCTCACCGGTGCCGTGTACTACCGGCCGACCGAGCACGGCAACGAGCGCGACGTGTCGGCGCGGCTCTCCAAGCTCCGGCGCATCGTGCGCGGTGACCGCTCGTGA
- the alaS gene encoding alanine--tRNA ligase translates to MQTADIRQRWLDFFAARGHTVVPSASLVSDDPTLLFTVAGMVPFVPYLTGVVPAPYPRATSVQKCIRTNDIEEVGKTPRHGTFFQMNGNFSFGDYFKEGAISFAWELLTTPEADGGYGFDPEALWVTVYEDDDEAIQIWERVAGLPPERIQRLGKDTNYWHTGQPGPAGPCSEIFFDRGPEYGADGGPATDDDRYVEIWNLVFMQYLIDDVKSKTDFRIVKELPKKNIDTGMGLERVAFIKQGVDNMYEIDQVRPVLDAAAEISGRRYGADHEDDVRMRVIADHVRSSLMLMSDGVTPSNEGRGYILRRLLRRSIRAMRLLGVEGPSFRELFAASRDAMKAAYPEVERDYAHIERLALGEEAIFLRTLEAGTEILDVAVEQTKHAGGALPGDTAFLLHDTYGFPIELTLEIAEEAGLSVDRPAFDALMTEQRTRAKADAKSKKKVLADLSVYGEFRALGETIFRGYTDLATESTVLGILVDGRPAQLATAGQTAEIILAETSLYAESGGQAPDRGRIVGDGFELEVLDVQKPVKGLISHTVKVTRGEVGVGVPATSLVDEDYRRGATQAHSGTHLVHAALREVLGPSAHQSGSFNKAGYLRLDYGWNQSISPETRSEIEEVSNNAIRSNLQVVTREMPLDEAKSLGAMALFGEKYGDVVRVVDIGGPWSRELCAGTHVSTSAEVGLINIVGESSVGASNRRVESLVGAEAFRQFAAERALVTELTQSLKTRPDQLVDRVSELVGSLKSAERKIQAFEAKALNDRVPALADRAVRVGDVLLVAESVGTLGSGDELRSLATAVRGRLGDAASVVALAAEVGGKPVAIVATSPAARDAGANAGALAKAMAKTLGGGGGGKPDLAQGGGNDVSAIPAALEAVRAEFGR, encoded by the coding sequence ATGCAGACTGCCGACATCCGCCAGCGCTGGCTGGACTTCTTCGCGGCGCGCGGCCACACGGTCGTGCCCTCGGCCTCGCTCGTGTCCGACGACCCGACGCTCCTCTTCACCGTCGCCGGCATGGTGCCCTTCGTGCCGTATCTCACGGGGGTCGTCCCTGCGCCGTACCCGCGGGCGACGAGCGTGCAGAAGTGCATCAGGACGAACGACATCGAAGAGGTCGGCAAGACCCCCCGCCACGGCACGTTCTTCCAGATGAACGGCAACTTCTCCTTCGGCGACTACTTCAAAGAGGGTGCGATCTCGTTCGCGTGGGAGCTGCTGACGACCCCCGAGGCCGACGGAGGCTACGGGTTCGACCCGGAGGCGCTGTGGGTCACCGTCTACGAGGACGACGACGAGGCCATCCAGATCTGGGAACGGGTCGCGGGCCTGCCGCCCGAGCGCATCCAGCGGCTCGGCAAGGACACGAACTACTGGCACACGGGCCAGCCCGGCCCCGCGGGCCCCTGCTCGGAGATCTTCTTCGACCGCGGCCCCGAGTACGGCGCCGACGGCGGTCCCGCGACCGATGACGACCGCTACGTGGAGATCTGGAACCTGGTCTTCATGCAGTACCTGATCGACGACGTGAAGTCCAAGACCGACTTCCGGATCGTCAAGGAACTGCCGAAGAAGAACATCGACACCGGTATGGGGCTCGAGCGCGTCGCGTTCATCAAGCAGGGCGTCGACAACATGTACGAGATCGACCAGGTGCGGCCCGTGCTCGACGCCGCCGCCGAGATCTCGGGCCGCCGGTACGGCGCCGACCACGAAGACGACGTGCGCATGCGCGTCATCGCCGACCATGTTCGGTCTTCGCTGATGCTCATGAGCGACGGCGTGACCCCGTCGAACGAGGGTCGCGGCTATATCCTGCGTCGCCTGCTCCGCCGGTCGATCCGCGCGATGCGCCTGCTCGGGGTCGAGGGGCCGTCGTTCCGCGAGCTGTTCGCAGCGTCCCGCGACGCCATGAAGGCCGCGTACCCCGAGGTCGAGCGCGACTACGCCCACATCGAGCGGCTCGCGCTCGGTGAGGAGGCGATCTTCCTGCGGACCCTCGAGGCCGGCACCGAGATCCTCGACGTCGCCGTCGAGCAGACCAAGCACGCCGGCGGCGCGCTCCCGGGTGACACCGCGTTCCTCCTGCACGACACGTACGGGTTCCCGATCGAGCTCACGCTCGAGATCGCCGAGGAGGCCGGCCTCTCCGTGGACCGGCCGGCGTTCGACGCGCTCATGACCGAACAGCGCACGCGCGCGAAGGCCGACGCCAAGTCGAAGAAGAAGGTGCTCGCGGACCTCTCGGTGTACGGCGAGTTCCGGGCGCTGGGCGAGACGATCTTCCGCGGGTACACCGACCTGGCGACCGAGTCGACGGTGCTCGGCATCCTCGTCGACGGTCGTCCTGCGCAGCTCGCGACCGCGGGGCAGACCGCCGAGATCATCCTCGCCGAGACCTCGCTGTACGCCGAGTCGGGCGGCCAGGCCCCCGACCGCGGCCGGATCGTGGGCGACGGATTCGAGCTCGAGGTGCTCGACGTGCAGAAGCCCGTGAAGGGCCTCATCAGCCACACGGTCAAGGTCACCCGCGGCGAGGTGGGCGTCGGGGTCCCCGCCACGTCGCTCGTCGACGAGGACTACCGCCGTGGTGCGACGCAGGCGCACTCGGGCACGCACCTCGTGCACGCGGCGCTCCGGGAGGTGCTCGGGCCCTCGGCGCACCAGTCCGGTTCGTTCAACAAGGCCGGCTACCTGCGGCTCGACTACGGCTGGAACCAGTCGATCTCGCCCGAGACGCGGAGCGAGATCGAGGAGGTCTCGAACAACGCCATCCGGTCGAACCTCCAGGTCGTGACGCGCGAGATGCCGCTCGATGAGGCCAAGTCCCTCGGGGCCATGGCGCTCTTCGGCGAGAAGTACGGCGACGTCGTGCGCGTGGTCGACATCGGCGGACCCTGGTCGCGGGAGCTCTGCGCGGGCACGCACGTCTCCACGAGCGCCGAGGTCGGCCTGATCAATATCGTCGGGGAGTCCTCGGTCGGCGCCTCGAACCGACGCGTCGAGTCGCTCGTCGGCGCGGAGGCGTTCCGGCAGTTCGCCGCGGAGCGCGCACTGGTCACCGAACTGACCCAGAGCCTGAAGACCCGCCCCGATCAGCTGGTCGACCGCGTGTCCGAGCTCGTGGGCAGCCTCAAGTCCGCGGAGCGGAAGATCCAGGCGTTCGAGGCCAAGGCCCTGAACGATCGCGTGCCGGCTCTCGCCGACCGGGCGGTGCGTGTCGGCGACGTGCTGCTCGTCGCCGAGTCGGTGGGCACCCTCGGCTCCGGCGACGAGCTGCGGTCGCTCGCGACCGCGGTACGCGGCCGGCTCGGCGACGCGGCGTCCGTGGTCGCCCTCGCGGCCGAGGTCGGCGGTAAGCCCGTGGCGATCGTCGCGACCTCGCCCGCCGCCCGCGATGCCGGTGCGAACGCCGGCGCACTGGCCAAGGCGATGGCGAAGACGCTCGGCGGCGGCGGCGGCGGAAAGCCCGACCTCGCGCAGGGCGGTGGCAACGACGTGTCCGCGATCCCCGCCGCGCTCGAAGCGGTCCGAGCGGAGTTCGGGCGGTAG
- the rpsD gene encoding 30S ribosomal protein S4, whose product MSNQSRSKTRLSRALGVALTPKAARIMEKRPYAPGEHGRTKRKQDSDYAVRLREKQRLRAQYGIREKQLRIAFNEARRTDGLTGENLVELLEMRLDALVLRAGFARTITQARQFVVHRHITVDGRLVDRPSFRVKPGQVIGVKQRSEGTEPFQVAAAGGHVDVLPKTPGYLEVELDKLQATLVRRPKRAEVPVTCDVQLVVEYYAAR is encoded by the coding sequence GTGTCGAACCAGTCACGCAGCAAGACGCGCCTCTCCCGCGCGCTCGGCGTCGCCCTCACCCCGAAGGCCGCCCGCATCATGGAGAAGCGCCCGTACGCCCCCGGCGAGCACGGCCGCACCAAGCGCAAGCAGGACAGCGACTACGCCGTCCGGCTCCGCGAGAAGCAGCGTCTCCGCGCCCAGTACGGCATCCGCGAGAAGCAGCTCCGCATCGCGTTCAACGAGGCCCGTCGCACCGACGGCCTGACCGGTGAGAACCTCGTCGAGCTGCTCGAGATGCGTCTCGACGCGCTCGTGCTCCGCGCCGGCTTCGCCCGTACGATCACGCAGGCCCGCCAGTTCGTGGTGCACCGCCACATCACCGTCGACGGCCGTCTCGTCGACCGCCCCTCGTTCCGCGTCAAGCCCGGCCAGGTCATCGGTGTCAAGCAGCGTTCCGAGGGCACCGAGCCCTTCCAGGTCGCCGCGGCCGGCGGTCACGTCGACGTGCTGCCCAAGACCCCGGGCTACCTCGAGGTCGAGCTCGACAAGCTCCAGGCCACGCTCGTGCGTCGTCCGAAGCGCGCCGAGGTTCCCGTCACCTGTGACGTGCAGCTGGTCGTCGAGTACTACGCCGCTCGCTGA
- a CDS encoding DUF349 domain-containing protein, with product MTDSVQQPWGRVDETGTVFVRTEDGERVVGQYPDGTAEEALAYFERKYADLAGQVSLLEQRVRRGAPAADVAKAVARLQESVANANAVGDLGALSTRLEALSGSAKELTEQQHAEAKAALDEAIVERTAIVEAAERLAAQDPAKTQWKQTTSELDALFTRWQKHQQDGPRLPKNEANELWKRFRTARSTIEQHRKSFFAELDAAHRDVRARKQQLVERAEALAPRGADGVGDYRALLDEWKLAGRAGKKVDDALWARFKAAGDVLFHAKAEIDAQEDEAYRANLEQKLALLTEAEPLLTATDPGAARTTLSRIQRQWDEIGRVPRDQVRPVEDRLRKIEQHVRSLEDERWQREDPEKKARSEGLAGQLQDAIEKLESELSDAEASGDANAAATAREALEARRAWLKAVGG from the coding sequence GTGACCGATTCAGTGCAGCAACCTTGGGGCCGCGTCGATGAGACGGGGACCGTCTTCGTGCGGACGGAGGACGGCGAGCGCGTCGTCGGACAGTACCCCGATGGCACCGCTGAGGAGGCCCTGGCCTACTTCGAGCGCAAGTACGCCGACCTCGCGGGTCAGGTGAGCCTGCTCGAGCAGCGAGTGCGACGCGGCGCCCCGGCGGCCGACGTCGCGAAGGCGGTCGCCCGGCTGCAGGAGTCGGTCGCGAATGCCAACGCGGTGGGCGACCTCGGCGCACTGTCCACGCGACTCGAGGCGCTCTCCGGCTCCGCGAAGGAGTTGACCGAGCAGCAGCACGCCGAGGCCAAGGCCGCGCTCGACGAGGCGATCGTCGAGCGCACCGCGATCGTGGAGGCCGCCGAGCGGCTGGCGGCGCAAGATCCCGCGAAGACGCAGTGGAAGCAGACGACGAGCGAGCTCGACGCGCTGTTCACGCGGTGGCAGAAGCACCAGCAAGACGGCCCCCGGCTCCCGAAGAACGAGGCCAACGAGCTCTGGAAGCGGTTCCGGACCGCGCGTTCGACGATCGAGCAGCACCGGAAGAGTTTCTTCGCCGAGCTCGACGCCGCACACCGCGACGTGCGCGCGCGCAAGCAGCAGCTCGTCGAGCGCGCCGAGGCGCTCGCCCCGCGCGGCGCCGACGGCGTCGGCGACTATCGCGCCCTGCTCGACGAGTGGAAGCTCGCGGGCCGCGCGGGCAAGAAGGTCGACGATGCGCTCTGGGCACGGTTCAAGGCCGCCGGCGATGTGCTCTTCCACGCGAAGGCCGAGATCGATGCGCAGGAAGACGAGGCCTACCGCGCCAATCTGGAGCAGAAGCTCGCCCTGCTGACCGAGGCCGAACCGCTGCTCACGGCGACCGACCCGGGTGCCGCGCGAACCACCCTGAGCCGGATCCAGCGGCAGTGGGACGAGATCGGCCGGGTCCCCCGCGACCAGGTCCGCCCGGTCGAGGACCGCTTGCGGAAGATCGAGCAGCACGTGCGCTCGCTCGAGGACGAGCGCTGGCAGCGCGAGGATCCCGAGAAGAAGGCCCGCTCGGAGGGGCTCGCCGGGCAGCTGCAGGACGCCATCGAGAAGCTCGAGTCGGAGCTCTCCGACGCCGAGGCGAGCGGGGATGCGAACGCGGCGGCCACCGCGCGGGAGGCGCTCGAGGCGCGTCGCGCGTGGCTCAAGGCCGTCGGCGGCTGA
- a CDS encoding RelA/SpoT family protein: MTETGVNQTASLRRLVPRIFSRAQSTGAVDTLLRTVRMHHPKADLALVERAYQKADRAHDGQTRKSGEPYITHPIAVAQILADLGIGSKTVAAALLHDTVEDTAYTLDQVRADFGDEIAMLVDGVTKLDKVKYGDSTQAETVRKMIVAMSKDIRVLIIKLADRLHNARTWGFVPAANAERKATETLEIYAPLAHRLGIQTIKWELEDLSFAVLYPKLYAEIESLVKQRTPQREEFVQNVIDLVSDDLKAARIRGKVMGRPKQFYSIYQKMIVRGREFDEIYDLVGIRVLVNSVRDCYAVLGAIHARWTPLPGRFKDYIATPKFNLYQSLHTTVIGPKGRAVEIQIRTHDMHQRAEYGVAAHWKYKERMAGGRTDEKAGATETDMAWLAHISDWQAETADPGEFLDSLRFEIGAKEVYVFTPKGRVIGLPSGATPIDFAYAVHTEVGHRTMGAKVNGRLVPLESELSSGDVVEVFTSKNPDSGPSKDWLTFVKSPRARNKIRQWFTKERRDEAIEHGRDAIARAMRKQNLPLQKLMSQESFAEVAAQLRYDDVSALYAAVGEGHVSTQSVLEKVLAQVREVDESDEPGLPISARPRQLPRSDSGVLVRGAPDILVKLARCCTPVPGDEIVGFVTRGAGVSVHQASCHNVQSLLREPERMIDVEWAPSSKSVFLVQIQIEALDRAGLLSDVTRVLSEHHVNILSANVSTSTDRLALSKFVFEMGDTTHLDRVLNAVRRIDAVYDVYRVADG, translated from the coding sequence GTGACGGAGACCGGGGTCAATCAGACCGCTTCGCTGCGCCGTCTCGTGCCTCGGATCTTCTCGCGGGCGCAATCGACCGGTGCCGTCGACACCCTGCTCCGGACGGTGCGCATGCACCACCCGAAGGCCGATCTCGCGCTCGTGGAACGCGCGTATCAGAAGGCCGATCGCGCACACGACGGCCAGACGCGCAAGAGCGGCGAACCGTACATCACGCACCCGATCGCGGTGGCGCAGATCCTCGCCGACCTCGGCATCGGCTCGAAGACGGTGGCCGCGGCACTGCTGCACGACACGGTCGAAGACACCGCCTACACGCTCGACCAGGTCCGCGCTGATTTCGGCGACGAGATCGCGATGCTCGTCGACGGCGTCACCAAGCTCGACAAGGTCAAATACGGCGACTCCACGCAGGCCGAGACCGTTCGCAAGATGATCGTGGCGATGTCCAAAGACATCCGCGTGCTCATCATCAAGCTCGCCGATCGGCTGCACAATGCACGCACCTGGGGGTTCGTGCCCGCGGCGAACGCCGAACGCAAGGCGACCGAGACGCTCGAGATCTACGCGCCGCTCGCGCACCGGCTCGGCATCCAGACCATCAAGTGGGAGCTCGAGGACCTGTCGTTCGCGGTGCTCTACCCGAAGCTCTACGCCGAGATCGAGAGTCTCGTGAAACAGCGCACCCCGCAGCGCGAGGAGTTCGTCCAGAACGTCATCGACCTCGTGAGCGACGACCTCAAGGCCGCGCGAATCCGCGGCAAGGTCATGGGGCGGCCGAAGCAGTTCTACTCGATCTACCAGAAGATGATCGTGCGCGGCCGCGAGTTCGACGAGATCTACGATCTGGTCGGGATCCGGGTGCTGGTGAACAGCGTCCGCGACTGTTACGCCGTGCTCGGCGCCATCCATGCGCGCTGGACGCCGCTGCCCGGGCGCTTCAAGGACTACATCGCGACCCCGAAGTTCAACCTCTATCAGTCGCTGCACACGACCGTCATCGGCCCGAAGGGCCGGGCGGTGGAGATCCAGATCCGCACCCACGACATGCACCAGCGGGCCGAGTACGGCGTCGCCGCGCACTGGAAGTACAAAGAGCGCATGGCGGGCGGGCGCACCGACGAGAAGGCCGGCGCGACCGAGACCGACATGGCCTGGCTCGCCCACATCTCGGACTGGCAGGCCGAGACGGCCGACCCGGGGGAGTTCCTCGACTCGCTCCGCTTCGAGATCGGCGCGAAAGAGGTCTACGTCTTCACACCGAAAGGCCGTGTGATCGGCCTGCCGTCCGGTGCCACCCCGATCGACTTCGCGTACGCCGTGCACACCGAGGTCGGGCACCGGACGATGGGCGCCAAGGTGAACGGCCGGCTCGTACCGCTCGAGAGCGAGCTGTCGAGCGGTGACGTGGTCGAGGTGTTCACCTCGAAGAACCCCGACTCCGGGCCGAGCAAAGACTGGCTCACCTTCGTCAAGAGTCCGCGGGCGCGGAACAAGATCCGTCAGTGGTTCACGAAGGAGCGCCGCGACGAGGCGATCGAGCACGGCCGCGACGCGATCGCGCGCGCCATGCGCAAACAGAACCTGCCCCTGCAGAAGCTGATGAGCCAGGAGTCGTTCGCCGAGGTCGCCGCGCAGCTGCGCTACGACGACGTGTCCGCGCTGTACGCGGCCGTCGGCGAAGGGCACGTGTCGACCCAGTCGGTGCTCGAGAAGGTGCTCGCGCAGGTGCGCGAGGTCGACGAGAGCGACGAGCCCGGTCTGCCGATCTCGGCGAGGCCGCGCCAGCTGCCGCGGAGCGACTCGGGCGTCCTCGTTCGCGGCGCACCCGACATCCTCGTCAAGCTCGCGCGGTGTTGCACGCCGGTGCCGGGCGACGAGATCGTCGGCTTCGTCACGCGCGGCGCAGGCGTCTCGGTGCATCAGGCGAGCTGCCACAACGTGCAGTCGCTGCTGCGCGAGCCCGAGCGCATGATCGACGTGGAATGGGCGCCGAGCTCGAAGAGCGTCTTCCTGGTGCAGATCCAGATCGAAGCGCTCGACCGCGCCGGCCTGCTCTCCGACGTCACCCGGGTGCTGTCGGAGCACCACGTCAACATCCTCTCCGCAAACGTCTCGACGTCGACCGATCGACTGGCACTGAGCAAGTTCGTCTTTGAGATGGGCGACACGACCCATCTCGACCGGGTCCTGAACGCCGTTCGCCGCATCGATGCCGTGTACGACGTCTATCGAGTCGCCGACGGGTGA
- a CDS encoding peptidylprolyl isomerase, with product MAANDRQAREERARLRTYQARQEVHRRKQRRRVRDNVIAAGALVVVLVLAVSAQLFFFDGGPGGSAASPSASPDPSATPDADEPDADANAGEVPSPDLAEDRTWTGELTLNGIPLGVELDGAAAPQAVASTVSLTQSGFYDGVSCHRLTTAGIFVLQCGDPAGDGTGGPGYSYGPVENAPADNVYPAGTLAMARQGGNASSQGSQFFVVYEDSTIPSDQAGGYTVIGRVTSGLDELRTAVIDPGVTGGATDGAPAVPVTIDAFTLE from the coding sequence GTGGCAGCGAACGACCGTCAGGCCCGAGAGGAACGCGCCCGGCTGCGCACCTACCAGGCACGTCAAGAGGTGCACCGGCGGAAGCAGCGCCGGCGGGTCCGCGACAACGTGATCGCCGCGGGCGCGCTCGTCGTGGTGCTCGTGCTCGCCGTCTCGGCCCAGCTGTTCTTCTTCGACGGCGGCCCCGGCGGCTCAGCGGCCTCCCCGTCGGCGAGCCCCGACCCGAGCGCCACTCCGGATGCGGATGAGCCCGATGCCGATGCGAACGCCGGCGAGGTCCCCTCCCCCGACCTCGCCGAGGATCGCACCTGGACGGGCGAGCTCACGCTCAACGGCATCCCGCTCGGCGTGGAGCTCGATGGCGCCGCCGCACCGCAGGCCGTGGCCTCCACGGTGAGCCTCACGCAATCCGGGTTCTACGACGGCGTGAGCTGTCACCGGCTGACCACGGCCGGCATCTTCGTGCTCCAGTGCGGCGATCCCGCCGGCGACGGCACCGGCGGGCCCGGCTACTCGTACGGACCGGTCGAGAACGCCCCGGCCGACAACGTCTACCCCGCCGGCACCCTCGCCATGGCGCGGCAGGGCGGCAACGCCTCGAGCCAGGGCAGCCAGTTCTTCGTCGTCTACGAGGACTCGACGATCCCCTCGGACCAGGCGGGTGGGTACACGGTCATCGGGCGTGTGACGAGCGGACTCGACGAGTTGCGCACGGCGGTGATCGACCCGGGCGTGACCGGCGGCGCCACCGACGGCGCTCCAGCCGTCCCGGTCACCATCGACGCCTTCACGCTCGAGTGA